In Triticum urartu cultivar G1812 chromosome 6, Tu2.1, whole genome shotgun sequence, the following proteins share a genomic window:
- the LOC125514178 gene encoding protein NRT1/ PTR FAMILY 7.2-like, translating into MSANEGELKMRVIAMGGEAAAERRAAEEKLCEYTLDGSVDIKGRPAVKGKSGGWLAGGLILVNQGLATMAFFGVNVNLVLFLTRVVQQSNGDAANNVSKWTGTVYMFSLIGAFLSDSYWGRYKTCAIFQAIFVLGLGLLSLSSRLYLIRPVGCGTEHTPCASHSGTEMGIFYIALYMIAFGNGGYQPNIATFGADQFDEEDPAEAHSKVSFFSYFYLALNLGSLFSNTFLSYLQDHGKWVIGFWASTAAAATALLLFLSGTPQYRHAQPCGNPMASICQVASAACRNWKSGGVSQDVEILYEGDDKTDAGSRKLLHTKGFRFLDRAALTTEDTSSKLATCSKTRDQWKLCTVTQVEQVKSILRILPIWVCTILYSVVFTQMASLFVVQGAAMRRSTPLGSFSIPASSMSAFDILTVATTIFLYRRAICPFLARFTGRSTGPTELQRMGLGLVLGAMAMATAGTVEHFRKASATTANSSELHILWQVPQYALIGVSEVMMYVGQLEFFNGEMPDGFKSFGSALCMMSMSLGNYFSDIIVSAVTKATAVDGRPGWIPADLNEGHLNKFYFLLAILSVADFAVYLVFAGRYRKSCKVDGRSDDEEEGSADDEEACHA; encoded by the exons ATG TCTGCGAACGAGGGAGAGCTGAAGATGAGGGTGATCGCCATGGGCGGCGAGGCCGCCGCCGAGAGGAGGGCTGCCGAGGAGAAGCTCTGCGAGTACACCCTGGACGGCTCCGTGGACATCAAGGGGCGGCCGGCGGTGAAGGGCAAGTCGGGAGGATGGCTCGCCGGAGGCCTTATTCTCG TGAACCAGGGCCTGGCGACGATGGCCTTCTTCGGCGTGAACGTGAACCTGGTGCTGTTCCTGACGAGGGTGGTGCAGCAGAGCAACGGCGACGCGGCCAACAACGTGAGCAAGTGGACCGGCACCGTCTACATGTTCTCCCTCATCGGCGCCTTCCTCAGCGACTCCTACTGGGGCCGCTACAAGACCTGCGCCATCTTCCAGGCCATCTTCGTCCTC GGGCTCGGGCTGCTGTCGCTCTCCTCGCGGCTATACCTCATCAGGCCGGTGGGGTGCGGCACGGAGCACACGCCCTGCGCCTCGCACTCCGGCACGGAGATGGGGATCTTCTACATCGCGCTCTACATGATCGCCTTCGGCAACGGCGGCTACCAGCCCAACATCGCCACCTTCGGGGCCGACCAGTTCGACGAGGAGGACCCCGCCGAGGCGCACTCCAAGGTCTCCTTCTTCAGCTACTTCTACCTGGCGCTCAACCTCGGCTCGCTCTTCTCCAACACCTTCCTCAGCTACCTCCAGGACCACGGCAAGTGGGTTATCGGGTTCTgggcctccaccgccgccgccgccaccgccctgCTGCTCTTCCTCAGCGGCACGCCCCAGTACCGCCACGCGCAGCCCTGCGGCAACCCCATGGCCAGCATCTGCCAGGTCGCCTCCGCCGCCTGCAGGAACTGGAAGTCCGGCGGCGTGTCGCAGGACGTCGAGATCCTGTACGAGGGCGACGACAAGACGGACGCCGGCTCAAGGAAGCTCCTGCACACCAAAGGCTTCAGGTTCTTGGACCGCGCGGCGCTCACCACCGAAGACACCAGCTCGAAGCTCGCCACCTGCAGCAAAACGCGCGACCAGTGGAAGCTGTGCACGGTGACGCAGGTGGAGCAAGTGAAGAGCATCCTGCGGATCCTCCCTATCTGGGTCTGCACCATCCTCTACTCCGTCGTCTTCACCCAGATGGCGTCGCTCTTCGTCGTGCAGGGAGCCGCGATGCGCCGATCAACACCTTTGGGCAGCTTCTCGATCCCGGCCTCCAGCATGTCGGCCTTCGACATCCTCACCGTCGCGACAACCATCTTCCTGTACCGGcgggccatctgcccgttcctggCACGGTTCACTGGACGCTCGACCGGACCCACGGAGCTGCAGAGGATGGGCCTCGGCCTGGTCCTCGGCGCAATGGCCATGGCCACCGCCGGCACGGTGGAGCACTTCAGGAAGGCCAGCGCGACCACGGCGAACAGCAGCGAGCTGCACATCCTATGGCAGGTGCCGCAGTACGCGCTGATCGGCGTGTCGGAGGTGATGATGTACGTGGGCCAGCTCGAGTTCTTCAACGGCGAGATGCCCGACGGGTTCAAGAGCTTCGGCAGCGCGCTGTGCATGATGTCCATGTCCCTCGGCAACTACTTCAGCGACATCATAGTCAGCGCGGTGACCAAGGCCACCGCGGTGGACGGGCGGCCGGGCTGGATCCCGGCGGACCTGAACGAGGGCCACCTCAACAAGTTCTACTTCCTGCTCGCCATACTCTCCGTCGCCGACTTCGCGGTGTACCTCGTCTTCGCCGGCCGCTACAGGAAGAGCTGCAAGGTGGACGGGCggagcgacgacgaggaggaag